The following proteins are encoded in a genomic region of Streptomyces gobiensis:
- a CDS encoding sulfite exporter TauE/SafE family protein has translation MSTEMTALLALVVAVAAFVQGTSGLGFALIVAPVAGLLDPTLVPVFVLATMVPLNLYVVVRERGALDLRGAGWISAARLAATPAGLMLLWAIPQQQLGPVVGVATVLAAAVSLAAPTFTPGRAAYLGAGVVTGLTETATGVGGPPLALVYQHRPPPELRSTVAMCFLVGEVASLALLFGTGQGQTGELWPVLLVLPALALGAGLSRLVHHRIDAARMRFLVLAFALISGTVLILG, from the coding sequence GTGAGTACGGAAATGACCGCGCTGCTCGCACTCGTCGTGGCGGTGGCGGCGTTCGTCCAGGGCACCAGCGGCCTCGGCTTCGCCCTGATCGTCGCGCCGGTGGCCGGACTTCTGGACCCCACCCTGGTCCCGGTGTTCGTGCTGGCCACGATGGTCCCGCTGAATCTCTATGTGGTCGTGCGGGAGCGGGGCGCCCTGGATCTGCGGGGCGCGGGCTGGATCAGCGCTGCACGGCTGGCCGCGACCCCGGCCGGGCTGATGCTGCTGTGGGCGATCCCGCAGCAGCAGCTCGGCCCGGTCGTCGGGGTGGCGACGGTGCTGGCCGCGGCGGTGAGCCTGGCGGCGCCCACGTTCACCCCGGGGCGTGCCGCCTATCTGGGGGCCGGGGTCGTCACGGGGCTGACCGAGACCGCGACCGGGGTCGGTGGGCCACCGCTGGCCCTGGTCTACCAGCACCGCCCGCCGCCCGAGCTGCGCTCCACGGTCGCGATGTGCTTCCTTGTCGGTGAAGTCGCCTCGCTGGCACTGCTGTTCGGCACGGGTCAGGGGCAGACCGGGGAGCTGTGGCCGGTGCTGCTGGTACTGCCCGCCCTGGCGCTCGGCGCCGGGCTCAGCCGACTGGTCCATCATCGGATCGACGCGGCGCGGATGCGCTTTCTCGTACTGGCCTTCGCCCTGATCTCCGGGACCGTGCTCATCCTGGGTTGA
- a CDS encoding uracil-xanthine permease family protein, translated as MLFGIQHVLVMAATPISAVFLMSAVLGFDARLTVNLLSAVFILSGVGSLLQSLGPWKLGAKLPFVMLPGGAPLILFIAIAEQHGPRTATGAVITTGLFYFLVLPLFARLLRFFPGLVIGTMMVIVGVNLVKVGALLVTGRPGEPGFADTHNLLLGFATIAFTIGLYWLFSGILRQLAVMLGLIAGTVLAVLLGSADFGVVADGSLVQAPQPLPFGTPEFNLLAALPLMLYSIASMAEATGQTVINAEAVGKKIEPDKDVPKTIRGDAVTSTLGGFFGLPLMVTSGENIGIVRVTGVRSRFVTVAAGLVLILIGFAAPITRAISAVPSAVVGGTAMVVFAVITVLGVQMLARCDLHDQANTFIIATALALGLLPILVPGVYEAFPPNARILLESGVAVGATVAAVLNILFHHVRPWLRRRRPGGTDTDTDTDTDTGRSADADSGAGVPKS; from the coding sequence ATGCTCTTCGGCATCCAGCATGTTCTGGTGATGGCCGCTACGCCCATCTCGGCCGTCTTCCTGATGAGTGCCGTCCTCGGCTTCGACGCCCGTCTCACCGTCAATCTGCTCTCGGCGGTGTTCATCCTGTCCGGCGTGGGGTCACTGCTCCAGTCCCTGGGCCCCTGGAAGCTCGGCGCCAAGCTGCCGTTCGTGATGCTGCCCGGGGGCGCCCCGCTCATCCTCTTCATCGCCATCGCCGAACAGCACGGCCCCCGTACCGCCACCGGGGCGGTGATCACCACCGGTCTCTTCTACTTCCTCGTACTCCCGCTCTTCGCCCGGCTGCTCCGGTTCTTTCCCGGCCTCGTCATCGGCACGATGATGGTCATCGTCGGGGTCAACCTCGTCAAAGTCGGCGCCCTGCTCGTCACCGGCCGTCCCGGGGAGCCCGGCTTCGCCGACACCCACAATCTGCTGCTGGGCTTCGCGACCATCGCCTTCACCATCGGCCTCTACTGGCTGTTCAGCGGCATACTTCGGCAACTCGCCGTGATGCTCGGCCTCATCGCCGGTACGGTCCTGGCGGTCCTGCTCGGCAGCGCCGACTTCGGCGTGGTCGCCGATGGCTCCCTCGTCCAGGCGCCGCAGCCGCTGCCGTTCGGCACCCCCGAGTTCAATCTGCTCGCCGCACTGCCCCTGATGCTGTACAGCATCGCCTCGATGGCGGAGGCCACCGGGCAGACCGTCATCAACGCCGAAGCCGTCGGCAAGAAGATCGAGCCGGACAAGGATGTGCCCAAGACCATCCGCGGTGACGCGGTCACCTCGACCCTCGGCGGATTCTTCGGCCTGCCGCTGATGGTCACCAGCGGGGAGAACATCGGCATCGTACGGGTCACCGGGGTCCGCAGCCGGTTTGTCACGGTGGCCGCCGGGCTGGTGCTGATCCTCATTGGCTTCGCCGCGCCCATCACCCGTGCCATCAGCGCCGTTCCCTCCGCCGTGGTGGGCGGCACCGCGATGGTGGTCTTCGCGGTGATCACTGTGCTCGGTGTGCAGATGCTGGCCCGCTGCGATCTGCACGACCAGGCCAATACGTTCATCATCGCCACCGCACTGGCGCTGGGCCTGCTGCCGATCCTCGTGCCGGGCGTCTACGAGGCATTCCCGCCCAACGCCCGCATTCTGCTGGAGAGCGGAGTCGCGGTCGGCGCGACCGTCGCGGCCGTGCTCAACATCCTCTTCCACCATGTACGGCCCTGGCTCCGGCGCCGCCGCCCCGGCGGCACGGATACGGACACGGATACGGATACGGATACGGGCCGGTCGGCCGACGCGGACTCCGGCGCCGGCGTCCCGAAGTCCTGA
- a CDS encoding amidohydrolase family protein, translating into MTDLHPDSPDSPDSLDSPDSLGAESLLLVPDVVLTPDGPVREHAVVVSGGMFLAVAPAEQVLREYRHLTPVRLAGHVLMPGFVDAHHHLTQSFGSALAFGEPSEIFRRVWVPLEGALDEESAHLSAKLAALEALRGGFTTVAEAGTRAPVDVEAVASATRDAGLRCVLGMVCGDVGVAGGDGELPADRAQALAAAERHLGRYAEDSLVHPSLAVPVPEAATARTLRDTAQLAREAGAVVQIHVNEHLAGVERSLLQHGLRPLEYLHDVGALGPQLLGAHATLLTPGEVTLLVDSGAAVSYNPVASAWKGNAVAPAMALAERGVRFGLGTDGTRGDAFRLVEAAEFAQRITHGLTVGDNSCGAGWTWLERATRWGADAVGLGHRTGRIAEGMAADFLLVDVTGPEMRPSWDLPWELVRLAGRDQITAVFVAGRLRLWHGWPTDWDGPALVEQAADTGRKVVEQAAITRAHPTSVQHQAAHCRAGRRRTENGAA; encoded by the coding sequence ATGACCGACCTCCACCCCGACAGCCCCGACAGCCCCGACAGCCTTGACAGCCCCGACAGTCTCGGTGCCGAGTCGCTGCTGCTGGTTCCCGATGTGGTGCTGACGCCCGACGGGCCCGTGCGCGAGCACGCCGTCGTCGTCTCCGGCGGGATGTTCCTCGCCGTCGCCCCCGCCGAGCAGGTGCTGCGCGAGTACCGGCACCTCACCCCGGTGCGGCTGGCCGGACACGTCCTGATGCCCGGGTTCGTCGATGCCCATCACCACCTCACCCAGAGCTTCGGTTCGGCCCTGGCGTTCGGAGAGCCGTCGGAGATATTCCGCCGGGTGTGGGTGCCGCTGGAGGGCGCGCTGGATGAGGAATCCGCGCATCTCTCGGCGAAGCTGGCGGCATTGGAGGCGCTGCGCGGCGGCTTCACCACCGTCGCCGAGGCGGGCACCCGGGCACCGGTCGATGTGGAGGCGGTGGCCTCGGCCACCCGCGACGCGGGCCTCCGCTGTGTGCTCGGGATGGTCTGCGGCGATGTCGGCGTTGCTGGCGGGGATGGCGAACTGCCCGCCGACCGCGCGCAGGCACTGGCGGCGGCCGAGCGGCATCTCGGCCGCTATGCCGAGGACTCTCTGGTACACCCCTCGCTGGCCGTTCCGGTGCCCGAGGCGGCGACCGCGCGGACGCTGCGGGACACCGCCCAACTGGCCCGGGAGGCCGGTGCCGTCGTCCAGATCCATGTCAATGAGCATCTCGCCGGCGTCGAACGGTCGCTGCTCCAGCACGGGCTGCGGCCCCTGGAGTACCTCCATGACGTCGGCGCGCTCGGGCCCCAACTGCTGGGTGCGCACGCCACGTTGCTCACCCCCGGGGAGGTGACGCTGCTGGTCGACAGCGGGGCGGCGGTCAGCTACAACCCGGTGGCCAGCGCCTGGAAGGGCAACGCCGTGGCCCCGGCCATGGCGCTGGCCGAGCGCGGGGTGCGCTTCGGGCTGGGCACCGACGGCACCCGGGGCGATGCGTTCCGGCTGGTGGAGGCCGCGGAGTTCGCCCAGCGGATCACCCATGGGCTGACCGTGGGCGACAACTCCTGCGGGGCGGGCTGGACCTGGCTGGAGCGGGCCACCCGGTGGGGTGCCGACGCCGTCGGGCTCGGGCACCGCACGGGGCGGATCGCCGAGGGGATGGCGGCGGACTTTCTGCTGGTCGATGTGACCGGGCCGGAGATGCGCCCGTCCTGGGACCTGCCCTGGGAGCTGGTGCGGCTGGCGGGCCGGGACCAGATCACCGCCGTCTTCGTCGCCGGACGGCTGCGGCTGTGGCACGGCTGGCCCACCGACTGGGACGGTCCCGCCCTGGTCGAACAGGCCGCCGACACTGGCCGGAAGGTGGTGGAACAGGCCGCCATCACCCGCGCCCACCCCACGTCCGTACAGCACCAGGCCGCCCACTGCCGGGCCGGACGGCGGCGGACGGAGAACGGGGCGGCGTGA
- a CDS encoding PepSY-associated TM helix domain-containing protein has translation MSVDTPARKAPEKAEPPPRRPTGWTALRPLVLRLHFYAGLLIAPFLLVAAVTGGLYAASYQIEKVIYSDQLSVPAQDTSVPLAEQVDAALKAHPDGELKAVWPSDGAGATTRVLLNDPSVPEDKSLAIFVDPHTAEVKGALESYGSSGALPFRAWAASLHRDLLLGEPGRFYSELAASWLWVVVLGGVLLWLGRRRKQRKLRGTTGRRRVLSLHGTVGLWAALGLLVLSATGLTWSTWAGENIGELRERVGGSTPRISAAAGSAPASGDHPDIGLDQVLEIARTEQGLTGPVEINVPEPGGDYVVKQTDRQVPQRMDQIAVDPASGLVTDRLDFADYPVLAKLTSWGINAHDGRLFGLANQLVLFALAVGLALLIVWGYRMWWLRRPTAHPYPRGALRRLPPAWWLPLAAVTLLAGWFIPLLGLGLATFLTVDAALSAYARRR, from the coding sequence ATGTCCGTAGACACCCCTGCCCGGAAAGCCCCCGAGAAAGCGGAGCCGCCACCCCGGCGGCCCACCGGCTGGACCGCGCTGCGGCCGCTCGTACTGCGGCTGCACTTCTACGCCGGACTGCTCATAGCCCCCTTCCTGCTGGTCGCCGCGGTGACCGGCGGGCTGTACGCCGCCTCGTACCAGATAGAGAAGGTGATCTACTCCGACCAGCTCTCCGTCCCGGCCCAGGACACCAGCGTCCCGCTCGCCGAGCAGGTCGACGCCGCGCTCAAGGCCCACCCCGACGGTGAGCTCAAGGCGGTCTGGCCGTCCGACGGCGCCGGTGCGACCACCCGGGTACTGCTGAACGACCCGAGCGTGCCCGAGGACAAGTCACTGGCCATCTTCGTCGACCCGCACACCGCCGAGGTGAAGGGTGCGCTGGAGAGCTACGGCAGCTCCGGCGCACTGCCCTTCCGGGCCTGGGCGGCCAGCCTCCACCGTGACCTGCTGCTGGGTGAGCCCGGGCGCTTCTACAGCGAGCTGGCGGCGAGCTGGCTGTGGGTGGTGGTGCTCGGCGGGGTGCTGCTGTGGCTGGGCCGCCGACGTAAACAGCGCAAGCTCCGTGGCACCACCGGGCGGCGCCGCGTCCTCTCGCTGCACGGCACGGTCGGCCTGTGGGCCGCGCTCGGTCTGCTGGTGCTCTCCGCGACCGGGCTGACCTGGTCCACGTGGGCGGGCGAGAACATCGGTGAGCTGAGGGAGCGGGTCGGTGGCTCGACGCCCAGGATCTCCGCCGCCGCCGGGTCCGCGCCCGCGTCCGGGGACCACCCGGACATTGGCCTCGATCAGGTGCTGGAGATCGCCCGTACGGAGCAGGGGCTGACCGGGCCGGTTGAGATCAACGTCCCCGAGCCGGGTGGCGATTACGTGGTCAAGCAGACTGACCGTCAGGTGCCGCAGCGGATGGACCAGATCGCGGTGGACCCCGCCAGCGGTCTGGTCACCGACCGGCTCGACTTCGCCGACTATCCGGTGCTGGCCAAGCTGACCTCGTGGGGCATCAACGCCCATGATGGGCGGCTGTTCGGCCTGGCCAACCAGCTGGTGCTGTTCGCGCTCGCGGTGGGGCTGGCCCTGCTGATCGTCTGGGGGTACCGCATGTGGTGGCTGCGCCGCCCCACGGCCCACCCGTATCCGCGCGGTGCGCTGCGGCGGCTGCCGCCGGCCTGGTGGCTGCCCCTGGCGGCGGTGACGCTGCTGGCCGGCTGGTTCATCCCCCTGCTCGGCCTGGGCCTGGCCACGTTCCTCACCGTCGACGCGGCCCTGAGCGCGTACGCCCGCCGCCGGTAA
- a CDS encoding LacI family DNA-binding transcriptional regulator codes for MTASRSAAGQPTISDVARAAGVSRTTVSHALNERGRVDPRTRERIRKVAAEIGYHPNPRAQRLRRGRANAIALASSMPVAVAGGPSRLGFYMEVAAAAAERALAHDFALVLVPPAQSAAGLQSVDIDGAIVVEPDEGDVVVAQLRERGLPHVSLGRQVAAPEDAPYVDLHGGLVIERLLDHLREQGARRPALITGASSRHSAVDARAAFARVAAERGWEPISVTAPEEGGEQAGYDACAALLERHPQIDAVCAMVDALAVGAVRAVKDSGRTIPGDVMVVTRYDGIRAKTCEPPLTAADLWLDRAATEAVELLLGRLRGEDTATVVRAPEPRIVPRASSLRLTSPGLNPG; via the coding sequence ATGACCGCCTCCCGTTCGGCAGCCGGGCAGCCGACGATCAGTGATGTCGCCCGAGCCGCGGGGGTGTCGCGGACCACGGTCTCGCACGCCCTCAATGAGCGGGGACGGGTCGACCCCCGTACCCGCGAACGGATCAGGAAGGTCGCGGCCGAGATCGGCTACCACCCCAATCCGCGTGCCCAGCGGCTGCGCCGGGGCCGGGCCAACGCGATAGCCCTGGCCTCCTCGATGCCGGTCGCGGTGGCCGGCGGGCCCTCCCGGCTGGGCTTCTACATGGAGGTGGCGGCGGCCGCCGCCGAGCGGGCCCTGGCCCATGACTTCGCCCTGGTGCTGGTCCCGCCCGCGCAGTCCGCCGCCGGGCTGCAGTCGGTCGACATCGATGGCGCCATCGTCGTCGAGCCGGACGAGGGCGATGTTGTGGTGGCCCAGCTGAGGGAGCGCGGGCTGCCCCATGTGTCGCTGGGCCGTCAGGTGGCGGCGCCGGAGGACGCGCCGTATGTGGATCTGCACGGTGGTCTGGTCATCGAACGGCTGCTGGACCATCTGCGGGAGCAGGGCGCCCGCCGCCCGGCGCTCATCACCGGTGCCAGCTCCCGCCACTCCGCCGTTGACGCCCGCGCCGCCTTCGCGCGGGTGGCCGCCGAGCGGGGCTGGGAGCCGATCTCCGTGACCGCGCCGGAGGAGGGCGGTGAGCAGGCCGGTTACGACGCCTGCGCGGCGCTGCTGGAGCGGCATCCGCAGATCGACGCGGTCTGCGCCATGGTGGACGCGCTCGCAGTCGGCGCCGTCCGCGCGGTCAAGGACAGCGGCCGCACCATCCCCGGCGATGTCATGGTCGTCACCCGCTACGACGGGATTCGCGCCAAGACCTGCGAGCCGCCGCTGACGGCGGCCGATCTGTGGCTGGACCGGGCCGCCACCGAAGCGGTCGAGCTGCTGCTGGGCAGGCTGCGCGGGGAGGACACCGCCACCGTGGTGCGGGCCCCCGAGCCCCGTATCGTGCCTCGCGCCTCCTCGCTGCGGCTCACCTCTCCAGGGCTCAACCCAGGATGA
- a CDS encoding DUF72 domain-containing protein, with the protein MPLLIGTSGWQYRDWRGVLYPPSTPQRLWLEEYARQFATVENNNAFYRLPQRDTFAEWRERTPDGFVMALKASRFLTHMKRLKDPEEPVRRLLDHAEGLGDRLGPVLLQLPPNLQADAGRLDACLGCFPPGMRVAVEPRHDSWWTDEVRGVLERHGAALCWADRRARPATPLWRTADWGYLRCHEGIARLRPRYGERSLETWVRRIGDEWPDRADVYVYFNNDVGGAAVLDAVAFARAARKLGRAVTRTPRL; encoded by the coding sequence GTGCCCTTGCTCATCGGCACCTCTGGGTGGCAGTACCGGGATTGGCGGGGTGTGCTCTATCCGCCGAGCACCCCGCAACGGCTGTGGCTGGAGGAGTACGCGCGGCAGTTCGCCACCGTTGAGAACAACAACGCCTTCTACCGGCTGCCGCAGCGCGACACCTTCGCCGAGTGGCGGGAACGCACGCCCGACGGCTTTGTGATGGCGCTCAAGGCGAGCCGCTTTCTCACTCATATGAAGCGGCTGAAGGATCCCGAGGAGCCGGTGCGGCGGCTGCTGGACCATGCCGAGGGACTGGGTGACCGGCTGGGGCCGGTGCTGCTGCAGCTCCCCCCGAATCTCCAGGCGGACGCCGGGCGGCTGGACGCGTGCCTCGGCTGCTTTCCGCCCGGCATGCGGGTGGCGGTTGAGCCGCGGCACGACTCGTGGTGGACCGATGAGGTGCGGGGCGTCCTGGAGCGGCACGGGGCCGCGCTGTGCTGGGCGGACCGGCGGGCCCGGCCCGCGACACCGCTGTGGCGGACCGCGGACTGGGGGTATCTGCGGTGCCACGAGGGGATCGCACGGCTGCGGCCGCGGTACGGGGAGCGGTCGCTGGAGACCTGGGTGCGGCGGATCGGCGATGAGTGGCCGGACCGGGCGGATGTGTATGTGTACTTCAACAATGATGTGGGTGGGGCGGCGGTTCTTGACGCGGTCGCGTTCGCGCGGGCGGCGAGGAAGCTGGGCCGCGCGGTAACCCGCACCCCGCGCCTCTAG
- a CDS encoding alpha-N-acetylglucosaminidase TIM-barrel domain-containing protein, whose protein sequence is MLGAGAVAAGALAAGATVAAGTGAALPGSAARRPPTAPDRLRPVRAALQRLLPDHASQFQLAELTGKERFRVTGSYGRITVAGTSPAVLLTAVHWYLKEVCHAHISWAGSQLSLPWLLPAPGQPIERAATVPHRFALNDTHDGYTGPYADWPRWERLIDVMALHGCNEVLVTPGTEAVYHRLLRGFGYRDSEVRAWLPAPSHQPWWLLQNMSGYGGPVSPELLDRRVELAQRIVRRLRELGMSPVLPGYFGTVPDDFTKRNPRGRTIPQGQWAGLKRPHWLDPRTPVFREAAAAFYHHQRELFGDIEHFKMDLLHEGGNPGDVPAPDAARAVEKALQDAHPGATWVILGWRNNPHRELLDAVADKERMLIVDGLSDLERVTDRERDWGGVPYAFGTIPNFGGRTTIGAKTHMWTRRFTAWRDKPGSKLVGTAYMAEAAERDPAAFELFSELAWRQEAVDRERWFADYAKTRYGDEDRYAHAAFAVLRRTAYEISSADGRPHDSIFAARPSLDARSGTFYATRSPAFDPAGFDSAFAMLLGVRASLRTSDAYRYDLTDMARQALANRSWQLIGQLKAAYVRKDRETFRALSTLWLKLMRLSEEMAGTHEAFLLGPWLADAQRMATGDTERAQLEHSARKLITTWADRPTANGGRLHDYANRDWHGLIGDFYLPRWQRWLDELADALAEGREPREVDWYAVEEPWSRERKEYPLRPVGDPYRTAVRVYHALARAPYQGTLTATLDPVELEPGGRGLLTASFRNVNGLRATGPVDFTLSGLDAVPLDPTAVAAVPAGGTATVRWRVTAPGEPLERPLRRVPYTLGARYAPRGEGDRVRAVYDGELLVAGSLAN, encoded by the coding sequence ATGCTCGGAGCCGGAGCCGTCGCGGCCGGGGCGCTCGCGGCCGGAGCGACCGTGGCCGCGGGCACGGGGGCAGCGCTGCCCGGAAGCGCCGCACGCCGCCCCCCCACCGCACCCGATCGGCTGCGGCCCGTACGGGCCGCGCTGCAGCGGCTGCTGCCGGATCACGCCAGCCAGTTCCAGCTCGCCGAGCTGACCGGCAAGGAGCGCTTCCGGGTGACCGGGAGCTACGGGCGGATCACGGTCGCCGGGACCAGCCCGGCCGTGCTGCTCACCGCCGTGCACTGGTATCTCAAGGAGGTCTGCCACGCCCATATCTCCTGGGCGGGCAGCCAGCTGAGCCTGCCCTGGCTGCTGCCGGCGCCCGGTCAGCCCATTGAGCGGGCCGCGACCGTGCCGCACCGCTTCGCGCTCAATGACACCCATGACGGGTACACCGGGCCGTACGCGGACTGGCCGCGCTGGGAGCGGCTGATTGATGTCATGGCGCTGCACGGCTGCAATGAGGTGCTGGTGACACCGGGCACGGAGGCGGTCTACCACCGGCTGCTGCGGGGCTTCGGCTACCGCGACTCCGAGGTGCGGGCCTGGCTGCCGGCCCCGTCGCACCAGCCGTGGTGGCTGCTGCAGAACATGTCCGGTTACGGCGGCCCGGTCAGTCCCGAGCTGCTGGACAGACGCGTGGAGCTGGCGCAGCGGATCGTACGGCGGCTGCGCGAGCTGGGCATGTCACCGGTGCTGCCGGGCTACTTCGGGACCGTACCGGATGACTTCACCAAGCGTAATCCCCGCGGGCGGACCATCCCGCAGGGCCAGTGGGCCGGGCTCAAGCGGCCTCACTGGCTGGATCCCCGGACACCGGTCTTCCGGGAGGCCGCCGCCGCCTTCTACCACCATCAGCGCGAACTCTTCGGCGATATCGAACACTTCAAGATGGATCTGCTCCATGAGGGCGGCAACCCGGGCGATGTCCCGGCGCCCGACGCCGCCCGCGCGGTGGAGAAGGCGCTGCAGGACGCCCACCCCGGGGCGACCTGGGTCATCCTCGGCTGGCGGAACAATCCCCACCGCGAGCTGCTGGACGCCGTGGCCGACAAGGAGCGGATGCTGATCGTCGATGGGCTCTCGGACCTTGAGCGGGTGACGGACCGCGAGCGGGACTGGGGCGGGGTGCCCTACGCCTTCGGCACCATCCCGAACTTCGGCGGCCGCACCACAATCGGCGCCAAGACCCATATGTGGACCAGGCGCTTCACCGCCTGGCGCGACAAACCGGGCAGCAAGCTGGTCGGCACCGCCTATATGGCGGAGGCGGCGGAGCGCGACCCGGCCGCGTTCGAGCTCTTCAGCGAACTGGCCTGGCGCCAGGAGGCGGTGGACCGGGAGAGGTGGTTCGCGGACTACGCCAAGACGCGTTACGGCGACGAAGACCGGTACGCGCATGCCGCCTTCGCGGTGCTGCGCAGGACGGCCTATGAGATCAGCAGCGCCGACGGCCGCCCGCATGACTCCATCTTCGCCGCCCGGCCCAGCCTGGACGCACGCTCGGGAACGTTCTACGCCACCCGCTCCCCCGCCTTCGATCCGGCGGGCTTCGACTCCGCCTTCGCCATGCTGCTGGGCGTACGGGCGTCACTGCGCACCAGCGACGCCTACCGCTACGACCTGACGGACATGGCCCGGCAGGCGCTGGCGAACCGCTCCTGGCAGCTGATCGGGCAGCTGAAGGCGGCCTACGTGAGAAAGGACCGGGAAACCTTCCGCGCCCTTTCCACGCTGTGGCTGAAGCTGATGCGGCTGAGCGAGGAGATGGCCGGCACCCACGAGGCCTTCCTGCTCGGCCCCTGGCTGGCGGACGCCCAGCGGATGGCCACCGGCGACACCGAACGGGCGCAGCTGGAACACAGCGCGCGGAAGCTGATCACCACCTGGGCGGACCGGCCCACGGCCAACGGCGGGCGGCTGCACGACTACGCCAATCGCGACTGGCATGGCCTGATCGGTGACTTCTATCTGCCGCGCTGGCAACGCTGGCTGGATGAGCTGGCGGACGCGCTGGCCGAGGGGCGGGAGCCGCGCGAGGTCGACTGGTACGCGGTCGAGGAGCCATGGAGCCGGGAGCGTAAGGAGTATCCGCTGCGCCCGGTCGGTGATCCGTACCGCACGGCGGTCCGGGTGTACCACGCGCTCGCCCGCGCGCCCTACCAGGGGACGCTGACGGCCACACTGGATCCGGTGGAGCTGGAGCCGGGCGGGCGTGGGCTGCTGACCGCGTCCTTCCGGAACGTCAATGGGCTGCGGGCGACCGGCCCGGTCGACTTCACCCTCAGCGGCCTGGACGCCGTGCCGCTGGACCCGACCGCGGTAGCCGCCGTACCGGCCGGTGGTACGGCGACGGTCCGCTGGCGGGTGACCGCGCCCGGCGAACCCCTGGAACGGCCGCTGCGGCGGGTGCCGTACACCCTGGGCGCGCGGTACGCGCCGCGTGGTGAGGGCGACCGGGTCCGGGCCGTGTACGACGGCGAGCTGCTCGTGGCCGGTTCGCTGGCCAACTGA